The Ictalurus punctatus breed USDA103 chromosome 28, Coco_2.0, whole genome shotgun sequence DNA window GAGAggcaagctggagtatttggtcgAGTGGGAGGGTTATGGACCTGAGGAACAATGCTGGGTTCCCAAGCAGGACATACTGGATCCTCAGCTTACTAAAGACTTTCACGCAACTTATCCTGATCTCCCTGGTCCACGACCCCAGGGGAGGCCAAGAAAAACTCGGCTCCCGGAGCGAGCCctttgaggggggggggggggggggggggttctgtcacagctcagtcagatcagaactcaaattcccaagatgcaacactcacctctcatgcacgcatgcgctcaccatccccagagttctgatcagacacacctggcaccaatcacacacacacactctcaccgctagtacttagggacGTCATTCACCCAGAATCTATGCGAAATATACGCTCGgtcaactcgtttctctgcgttaccaagccgttctagttTGTTTGTCTTctcgtgatcctcgacccttgtttccggtttcgactacgctctctgcctgaccccgtttgtgttgttcgtccgatcgcttgacttttgcctgtcttacgactacgtttcttgtACTTCCCGATACGACGCTCTACACCTGCCGCCCActcctgcttccgtgccgattcGAGGTTTGTGACAGTGGGgttcttttcccttttgtatAGCTGGTTCTGTCgtactagcctgcccttcatacaggaagcctcagtcGTCCAATGATTGTTAATTTCTTGTGtctgttttatttgaccaatgcCTGACTGCGTTggttgctgtttttaaataattattggcCAGTCTTTtagctttaaataaaatgtatttttgtatggaaacccatgcctTGTGCCTTTTCTCAGTGGATCGTAGTTGTGTGCCTTTGTTTGGCATGTCTTCCCCATTTCCTCAGGGTGGCGTAGTCGTTATGAATGAGCGACTTGCTACATGAAGTATGATCATTACCGTGTGTCCGATATAATCCGCTATAGGAGCATTTTCTCCAAATGCCCTGTAAAGTTCATGTGAACTGCAGCTGCCCCTTAGCagcagctggagctctgcacttatacagtgcttttttttaaccttagcagttctttATATATATCACCTGTAtagcatttttacattttttaaattattattattattattattattattattattattattttatccagagctgccatgcaaggctaACTGTGCTTCATACAGTTAATGACCTTCACTAAATCATGGGGCCTTGGACAAAAGTCATTATTGAACAGAGCCTGTTCAGGATGACTGTTGGAAAAGTTTAAAGAATATTTCTATCACAATGTGTCAACATCTTCAAAGCTCATTCATTAATCttcactttatcctggttggGGTCATTGTGGGCCAAAAACAAATCCCAATAGAGCAGGAGCTTTCACATAAATGATATGCCAGTTCATtgcatgcacacattcatacctaggggcaatttagcatagcaaGTCTGCCTACATACTCATTTTTGGACAGTGGAAGGAAACCGAAagacctggaggaaacccacgcaaacacacagagaacatgcGAAATTCTGCACAGACAGAAAACCAGATTAGGATTGAACCAGAGGACCTTGATCTGTGAGGAGACAATGCTACCCAGGGTTCCACTGTACCGCACCAGAGCTTGTGTTTTGGATAATTAGCGCTGTCAGACACAAGAAATAGACTTGAGGTGATTGGCTTAAATGTTGAACATTACTATAAGCAAGTAAATTGTACTATTTCAGCAATACGCTTGCTGCATTCTTTTCTGATGCGATATAGTGGTTACACGTAGTCTTATGCTGAGGACAAGAACTAAACTGAGAGGTTTTAAATTTTTTCACAGTGATCTTCTTTTCTAAACCTGCAGCCTAAATGAAATCACAAATGAGGGATTATAATTTACCCATGACTTCTGTGGCGAGGTGATCCCATTTCAACTTggccattaaattaaacaacATATCTTGAAAGacaataaacaatatatttttcactCTCTGTGGGAAATCCATGTGATCCGTGTAGCCCAAGCCAACAGCTGGCACATATGATGGTGGTGCTGGAAGCTGACCACAGAGTCGCTCAATAACACTTGCAAAACTGAACCTCAGACTGTTGATGAATGGCAGGTTGAGCTTCTGTGCTAACAGTTCCCCACATACAGTCACAGGATCTGTCAGAAGAACATCAAACTTTTCCTTTCTCCACTTCTCCAGCAGATCTTCACGTGCAAAAAGCGCTCTGCATAGTACTTGATTCTGCTCCAACATATTGTCAATAATTTCAGAGAGCTTCAGAAAACCCTGGATCATGTTGGTATTTGGCAGGCCATACATCCAATAGTTTAAAAGCCTGTCCAAGATGTCAATAACGTCCTTCTTGCTGTGAGGCACCTGTATGATCTCCACATTGTAGCCCGGAGACTGCTCTGTCATTACAGATGGTGTAGCACTGTGAGTAACGATGGTCACACTGTGTCCTCTCGTTATAAGCTCATCGATGATGATTTTCATGTTAAGCCAGTGACTGAATTCCGAAGGCCAGACGAGGATTTTCCCTGCTGTCACACACAGCAGAGTTTGGTTCAGACTGAGCAGGAAAAGAAGGCAGAGAGCAGCTCTCCCACGTGCACTCATGATTGCAGGATGATCAGCCTTGTAGCTCACACATGGAATAAGCCAGAGCACAAAACCTGCAAACCTCCACATCTATCACGTGAAAACAAAACTTTGACCTTTATTCCCAACAGCAGAGGAGATATCTGATTATGTGCATGTTGTGCTAGTGACTGTATTCACCAGGAAGCACCAGTACATTTCCACTGTGAGCCATTTCAGACAAGCTCAGCAGCAAAATTACTAAGCAGGTACAAGATCTGTTCCTCATCATTGTTGAAATAAAACAGTGACTAACCCATTTGTAACATTGGACATGGTCAAAAATATGGGGGTGTTTCAAGTTGCCCAAATAGTGTTTGCTTCAGACATGGTTAATGACCTTAGATAAATCATAGGGCCTTGGACAAATGTCATTATTGTCTTGTGGTAGATAATTAACACATAATCTGTTTAAGATGACGGTTGGAAAAGTTTTATAAGATAAGGATTGGGATGAACAAGGGAAGGGTGCCTGTAATGTGTGAGGAAGATATGTAATGTGTGAGGAAAAGTGTTGGGATGAATACAGGAGGGATTGGGATTAAGAAAATGAGGGTTGGGATTAAGAGGGCAGGTTTGGAATGGGTGAAGGTAAAAGGGGGATTAAGCGAAAAGATTGAAACAAAGAATCCAAGGAAGCTGAAGAAGCTACTGAGAGGGGGCAGTTGGAGTGATGAAATTAGtaatttgatcatttatgtATAAAGGATATAAAAAAAGAGTGCAGACAGTTTTACTGTATCAGTAAATACGataaaaatatctttatttcaatctttatttaaaaaaaacaaagccacaCTATACATGATGcagataaaaatctgtttaattgCTGTGTTCTCAATAGTGTTGGtatcatttaaaagtaaatctGGACATACAGTACTATACTGCACTGTATAAACAGTAAAAACCTCCGGAATGTATAATGCACAtgtaacagtgtgtgttatTCCTAAAATCTATGTCAAAATATCATAGTACTTATTAATACATTCATATATGCATGCTTCACTCTTTCTTGCTCTTAGCTGGAGTCTTTCTGAAACATTTACGGAAGAGCCAAGTGCATGTTTTCACAAAGATGAACACGACTAGTGCGATTACAGAAAGCAAAAAGGCTGCCACGTCCAAGCAGTGGTACTGATACCACGTGAGGTTATGTGCTTCGACCCTcaggtgcttggcccccttatTGCGCATCACAAACTCAACCCAGAAGACAGCCTGGTCTAGCGGCTTCACTGGTTGATCGTGGTGGATTCGGGATAGTCTCATCATGCTCTCCTTGTAGCTATCGAAAGAAATGGAATAACAAGAAATCTTTCTAGGATGTGTAAAGGCTGAGAGAACTTTGAATGATTGAAACAATTGCTCTTAGAGTATCTTCAAATTTggtgatgtaaaataaaatgataaatagaCAAACGAATTAGAGTGACAGTGCAAGTGGTTTAATTTGATTGAATCAGAAAGGTGCAATTATACAGGTGAAGGTGTGAGCCAACGCTTATGGAAATCACAATATCAACTCACGATGGATTGTTAATGACATCCTCGACCGCTTGCTTCAAGTCGTTGGTCTCTATTTTGTTAAAGTCAAGCATAACAGCAGCTCCTTTGGTTTTCATGTGATTTATATTGTCAGGCTGATCCGCAAACAGCGGCAGGCCCACCATGGGAACTCCATGATAAATCGCTTCATATATTCCATTAATCCCACCATGGGTGATGAAGGCCTTGGTTTTAGGATGTCCTGCAGATACAAATCATTAGTGTATTACTTCAACAGAATGTGAAAGCATAGCTACACTGAAGATGTTCCTTACCTAGTAAATCATTCTGGGGAATCCAGTCATAGAGTCTAGTATTAGAAGCAAGAGCTTCTGGTTTCTTGCCTGTGTATCGCCACAAGACCTGAAATTACACACAGGATAAAGATCTGAGAAACTTAAGAGTGATCTAATCCTGGTCTAGGTCAACACCTACTGgaaatttagagtagccaatctgCCTATTGACATTTTTATGGgcggtggaaggaaaccagagaacccagaggaaccccaGGAGCTGTGACACACtctaattatatttattttgtccaAATGATTTTCAGTTAACGAATCAATGGAACAGTGACGTAAGTGCCTCCTGACGCTGAAAATCCTTCATAAATTACATTGTGGATTATGTATCAAGATGTGCATTATTAATTGTGTAAACTCAGACCTTTTGGGGGATCTGGCCGAGCGCTGAAGCGATGGTGTTCGCTCTCTCTTTGGTGAGGTTTTTAATCATGGAACCCATTGAAAACACTACAATACCGTCATCTCCCGAGCTCTGCACGAAGTCCTCCATGtcctataaaaaacaaaatgaaaaataattaatgagcCAGATGGCAGTGACTACACTGGTAGACTTGCACTAttgaactttttctttttttgtcattcattttcaatttaTTGATCAGTTTGaatttactgtactgtataatcAAGTGTGATTTTCTTTGACAATATTCTGAGGTGATATGGGCTTCATAAAACTGAAGTAAACAATTTGTGTGCTAGATGTTTTTATGGGAAAAAAAGGCTagcacaaagaaaacaaactcTTGACTTTTTACCCACAGTACAGTAACCGCACACCAGTGGTGTAATAAAGGTTTTGTAATCACTCAAAGATCTGCAGTAAAGGTTAATGAATTACACCTTTATATGAGTATGACTCAGGATTTCAACGTTGTGTTAATCTCCTATTACAAAGGAATATGATGGCTACAAAAATAGAATAGTGTCAGACACGAGAATGAACTTACTTTTGGTAGAGGTTTTGCAGGCTTGCAATGTAAGCCGCCCACAGATTTAAAGTTTGGGAGGAGTGGCCGTGGATATTCAAAGTCCCAATACATGCGGATTAACCAGATGTCAGCTTTGCCAATAGTTTCACAGAGTGTTGTGGGTTTGCCTGTGAAGTAAAGGTGCAAAGATGGCAAATTTTGTATCAGATTAGAGTCCAATACACTGATTAGAATCCAATATTTGTTTAATCTCACTCCTC harbors:
- the LOC108259980 gene encoding UDP-glucuronosyltransferase 2C1, which gives rise to MSARGRAALCLLFLLSLNQTLLCVTAGKILVWPAEFSHWLNMKIIIDELITRGHSVTIVTHSATPSVMTEQSPGYNVEIIQVPHSKKDVIDILDRLLNYWMYDLPNTNTIQAFLKLSEFIDNIFEQHQVLCRALFAREDLLEKWRKEKFDVLLTDPVTICRELLAQKLNLPFINRLRFSFASVIERLCGQLPAPPSYVPAVGMGYTDHMDFPQRVKNILFIVFQDIMFNLMFKLKWDHLFTEVMGKPTTLCETIGKADIWLIRMYWDFEYPRPLLPNFKSVGGLHCKPAKPLPKDMEDFVQSSGDDGIVVFSMGSMIKNLTKERANTIASALGQIPQKVLWRYTGKKPEALASNTRLYDWIPQNDLLGHPKTKAFITHGGINGIYEAIYHGVPMVGLPLFADQPDNINHMKTKGAAVMLDFNKIETNDLKQAVEDVINNPSYKESMMRLSRIHHDQPVKPLDQAVFWVEFVMRNKGAKHLRVEAHNLTWYQYHCLDVAAFLLSVIALVVFIFVKTCTWLFRKCFRKTPAKSKKE